In the Salipiger profundus genome, one interval contains:
- a CDS encoding tyrosine-type recombinase/integrase, producing the protein MNKANPFPNLMRAFFYEWLVEQRNASVHTVRSYRDTWRLFLRFTAQRTKKTVAMITLADLTARDVAAFLRHTEQERGGTIGTRNCRLAAIRSFFNFVATRDPASVAQCAEILNIPVKRAPVSEPCYLEPAEVAAILAQPDRSTLEGMRDHTLLSFLYNSGARIQEALDLCPDMIRFESPSCVRLTGKGRKERICPLWPETVLLLKTLLERKPRAPDQRLFVNRYGEPLSASGVRFKLAGYVKAAAGTEPLLHTKHVTPHSFRHATAVHLVSAGVDVTVIRSWLGHVSLDTTNHYAKANLETKRKALDQVSLPATTVQPPSWKRDASLLAWLDTL; encoded by the coding sequence ATGAACAAGGCGAACCCGTTCCCGAACCTGATGCGCGCGTTCTTCTATGAGTGGCTTGTTGAGCAGCGGAACGCCTCCGTCCATACGGTCCGATCCTACCGCGACACCTGGCGGCTGTTCCTGCGGTTCACTGCGCAGCGCACCAAAAAGACGGTTGCGATGATCACGCTGGCCGATCTGACTGCCCGCGACGTTGCTGCGTTCCTGAGGCACACTGAACAGGAGCGCGGCGGCACAATCGGCACGCGCAACTGCCGGCTTGCCGCGATCCGCAGCTTCTTCAACTTCGTGGCGACCAGAGATCCAGCATCGGTCGCTCAATGCGCGGAAATCCTCAACATCCCGGTCAAGCGAGCACCGGTATCGGAACCCTGTTATCTGGAACCGGCGGAAGTGGCAGCGATCCTTGCCCAGCCAGACCGCTCGACCCTCGAAGGCATGCGCGATCACACGCTGCTCTCGTTCCTTTACAACAGCGGCGCACGAATACAGGAAGCGCTCGACCTGTGCCCCGATATGATCCGGTTCGAGAGCCCAAGTTGCGTGCGGCTGACAGGCAAGGGCCGCAAGGAACGCATCTGTCCGCTCTGGCCAGAAACCGTGCTGCTGTTGAAAACGCTATTGGAACGAAAACCGCGAGCACCGGACCAGCGGCTGTTCGTGAACCGCTATGGTGAGCCGCTCAGTGCCTCGGGCGTCCGGTTCAAGCTTGCGGGCTATGTGAAAGCGGCGGCCGGAACCGAGCCATTGCTGCACACCAAACATGTGACGCCGCACAGCTTCCGCCACGCCACCGCCGTGCATCTTGTCTCGGCCGGTGTCGACGTCACGGTCATCCGCAGCTGGCTTGGCCACGTGAGCCTCGACACCACCAACCATTACGCGAAGGCGAACCTGGAAACGAAACGAAAGGCACTGGACCAAGTCAGCCTGCCGGCAACGACAGTTCAACCGCCGTCATGGAAACGGGATGCGAGCCTGCTCGCCTGGCTCGACACGCTCTGA
- a CDS encoding tyrosine-type recombinase/integrase: MTARWPDPDRTIIDHHLTGLGLRSMKSRTCYRQVLHGFQDVAEHHSELGQDVLVAWLRVSAECWAATTLLHRTRIVDRFLDHLLITEAIERNPVTTLREACSIKQCMPVWRALASHDPEKALAELRRPRPFGSVLGEVLAEHVALMRNRGYKYTSQSARLLRFDQFLQLNPALQEQPVGVMLTHWAAAKSTRNHAVECENLRRTLTKIFRHRDPSIPSRRPDPRPQKDVVKQWRKPHIYSPADIRRMLDVARSFPSPRSPLRPLTIYTMLVLAYCAGLRRGELARLDLGDINLQSGTITVRQTKFFKTRILPLPASVVVELRAYIKARRRAGASQDPCAGLFWHEQGRTRRYTPEMITWLLTNVTRRAGFKPLQGRTGPRVHDLRHSMVVNRILEWYKAGINPQDRLPFLATYLGHRDINSTLVYITVTQDLLHHASERFRAVGAPCLDLGQGVRS; encoded by the coding sequence ATGACCGCTCGCTGGCCCGATCCCGATCGCACGATCATTGACCACCATCTCACCGGCCTTGGTCTGCGCAGCATGAAAAGTCGAACCTGCTACCGGCAGGTCTTGCACGGCTTCCAGGACGTCGCCGAGCATCACAGCGAACTTGGTCAGGATGTGCTGGTCGCGTGGCTGCGGGTATCGGCTGAATGCTGGGCAGCGACTACGCTGCTGCACCGCACCCGCATCGTTGACAGGTTCCTCGATCACCTTCTGATTACCGAGGCGATCGAGCGCAATCCCGTCACCACCCTGCGCGAAGCATGCAGTATCAAGCAGTGCATGCCAGTCTGGCGCGCTCTGGCATCGCACGATCCGGAAAAGGCCCTTGCCGAGTTGCGTCGGCCCCGGCCGTTCGGCAGCGTGCTGGGAGAGGTTTTGGCTGAGCACGTCGCGCTGATGCGGAACCGGGGGTACAAATACACTTCGCAGTCTGCCCGGTTGTTGAGATTTGACCAGTTCCTGCAGCTGAACCCGGCGCTCCAGGAGCAGCCGGTCGGGGTGATGCTCACACACTGGGCGGCGGCGAAATCCACGCGCAATCACGCCGTCGAATGTGAAAATCTCAGGCGCACCCTGACGAAAATCTTCCGTCACCGGGACCCATCGATCCCATCACGCAGGCCGGACCCGCGACCGCAGAAGGACGTGGTCAAGCAATGGCGCAAGCCCCACATCTACTCGCCTGCCGATATACGACGGATGCTCGACGTCGCTCGTTCCTTCCCCTCACCACGGTCACCACTTCGCCCGCTGACGATCTACACCATGCTGGTGCTGGCCTATTGTGCAGGCTTGCGGCGGGGCGAGCTTGCCCGTCTCGATCTTGGCGACATCAATCTCCAGAGCGGTACGATCACGGTTCGCCAAACGAAGTTCTTCAAAACCAGGATCCTGCCGCTGCCCGCCAGCGTGGTGGTCGAGCTTCGAGCCTATATCAAAGCCCGGCGCCGTGCCGGCGCATCGCAGGATCCATGTGCCGGTCTGTTCTGGCACGAGCAGGGCCGCACCCGCCGCTACACGCCGGAAATGATCACCTGGCTGCTCACTAACGTCACACGGCGCGCCGGGTTCAAGCCACTGCAAGGGCGAACCGGGCCGCGCGTTCACGATCTGCGCCACTCGATGGTCGTGAACCGCATCTTGGAATGGTACAAAGCGGGCATCAATCCGCAGGACCGGCTGCCGTTCCTCGCGACTTACCTCGGGCATCGGGATATCAATTCCACCCTGGTCTACATCACCGTCACGCAGGATCTTCTGCATCACGCCAGCGAACGGTTCAGAGCCGTGGGAGCACCATGCCTCGACCTTGGGCAGGGGGTGAGGTCATGA